In Rhineura floridana isolate rRhiFlo1 chromosome 22, rRhiFlo1.hap2, whole genome shotgun sequence, a single genomic region encodes these proteins:
- the LOC133375052 gene encoding keratin, type II cytoskeletal 1-like: MSCQTPICSIPCSSPSIGLGSGGFGSGGGYGGGYGGGYGGGYGGGYGGGYGGGISGGAVSSSSLGIIPGASVGCISQVPPSEVVVQPPPFVLTIPGPILSASCDPVYVGGYSPCASGGYGSGSSGYGYGSSGYGYGSSGSGYGCGGGSSGGYIGGGYKGGNRGHGPSSKCYPC; the protein is encoded by the coding sequence ATGTCTTGTCAAACACCAATTTgctccatcccttgttccagccCTTCAATTGGTCTCGGGTCTGGTGGGTTTGGATCTGGTGGTGGCTATGGAGGTGGCTATGGAGGTGGCTATGGAGGTGGCTATGGAGGTGGCTATGGAGGTGGCTATGGAGGTGGCATCTCTGGTGGTGCTGTTTCCTCCAGCAGCCTCGGCATCATCCCCGGGGCCAGCGTTGGCTGCATCAGTCAGGTTCCACCATCGGAAGTGGTGGTCCAGCCCCCTCCCTTTGTGCTGACCATTCCTGGGCCCATCCTCTCTGCAAGCTGTGATCCAGTGTATGTGGGGGGCTACAGCCCATGCGCTAGTGGTGGTTATGGCTCTGGGTCTTCTGGTTATGGCTATGGGTCTTCTGGTTATGGCTACGGGTCTTCTGGTTCCGGTTATGGCTGTGGAGGAGGTTCTTCTGGAGGTTACATTGGCGGAGGCTACAAGGGCGGCAACCGAGGACATGGCCCGTCATCAAAGTGCTACCCTTGCTAA